A single genomic interval of Nostoc commune NIES-4072 harbors:
- a CDS encoding ATP-grasp domain-containing protein codes for MRKYIFVVFQNLGTLVLLAIAFPLNCIVVLTSLLWNFLKQPFNKSIVVNPNSKNILIAGARMTKTLQLARSFHAAGHRVIIIDIEKFWSSGNKYSNSVAGFYTVPDPSKDLEGYVESLHAIAKTEKIDFFIPVAIFSVIHYDQGQPPLPDFVEFFHFDADVTKILDDKFAFAETARSFGLSVPKSFKITHPEQVINFDFSHEKRKYILKSIPYDQIRRLNLTKLPCATSAETAAFVNSLPISEENPWIMQEFIPGKEYCTHTTARDGESRMYCCCESSAFQVNYENVDQQEIMQWATHFTKELGKTGQLSFDFIQAEDGTVYAIECNPRTHSAITMFYNHPGVADAYLGKEPLAESLQPLADSKPTYWLYHEVWRLNEIRNFEQLQTWVRNIRRGKEAIFEVSDPLPFLMVHHWQIPLLILDNLRRLKGWIRIDFNMGELIE; via the coding sequence ATGAGAAAGTATATTTTTGTAGTGTTCCAAAACTTGGGCACTCTTGTATTACTAGCGATCGCATTTCCCTTAAACTGTATCGTCGTCTTAACATCGCTACTGTGGAACTTTCTTAAGCAACCATTCAATAAGTCAATTGTTGTCAACCCCAATTCCAAAAATATCTTGATTGCTGGCGCTAGAATGACTAAAACTCTTCAGCTAGCGCGTTCATTTCATGCTGCTGGGCATCGGGTTATTATAATTGACATTGAGAAATTCTGGTCAAGTGGTAATAAATATTCCAACTCTGTTGCAGGCTTTTATACCGTTCCCGATCCAAGCAAAGACTTAGAAGGCTATGTTGAAAGCTTACACGCGATCGCTAAAACAGAAAAGATCGACTTTTTTATCCCGGTAGCGATTTTTTCCGTTATTCACTATGATCAAGGCCAGCCACCATTACCAGATTTTGTAGAGTTTTTCCACTTCGATGCTGATGTCACGAAGATTTTAGATGATAAGTTTGCCTTTGCTGAAACAGCGCGATCGTTCGGTTTATCTGTCCCCAAATCCTTCAAAATTACCCATCCAGAACAAGTCATCAACTTCGACTTTTCTCACGAGAAGCGCAAATACATTCTTAAAAGCATCCCCTACGATCAAATACGTCGCTTGAATCTCACCAAGCTACCTTGCGCTACCTCAGCAGAAACAGCAGCATTTGTCAATAGTCTACCCATCAGTGAAGAGAATCCTTGGATTATGCAGGAATTCATCCCTGGAAAGGAATACTGCACTCACACTACCGCGCGAGATGGAGAGTCAAGAATGTACTGCTGCTGTGAGTCATCCGCTTTTCAAGTCAACTACGAAAACGTTGATCAGCAAGAAATTATGCAATGGGCGACTCATTTTACCAAAGAACTGGGAAAAACCGGGCAACTTTCCTTTGACTTCATCCAAGCAGAAGACGGAACTGTTTACGCGATTGAGTGTAATCCCCGGACTCACTCCGCCATTACTATGTTTTACAATCATCCAGGAGTAGCGGATGCCTATCTTGGTAAAGAGCCTCTGGCTGAATCTTTGCAGCCTCTTGCTGATAGTAAGCCAACCTATTGGCTGTATCACGAAGTTTGGCGGCTGAATGAGATTAGAAATTTTGAGCAACTGCAAACCTGGGTAAGAAATATCAGGCGTGGGAAAGAAGCAATTTTTGAGGTGAGCGATCCCTTACCCTTCCTAATGGTACATCACTGGCAGATTCCCTTACTGATTCTCGACAATTTACGAAGACTCAAAGGTTGGATCAGAATAGATTTTAATATGGGTGAGCTTATCGAATGA
- a CDS encoding ATP-grasp enzyme: protein MREQIFAIFQNLGTLALLAIAFPFNCTVVLASLLWNFFTRSNANLVALNENPKNILIGGGRMTKTLQLARSFHAAGHRVILFDLDKYWFSGYRFSNSVAAFYTVPDSQKDLEGYTQAVRAIAKKENIDFFVPVGIFAASYFDSERKPVLSGYCESFHFDADTMKMLDNKFTFAEIARSLSLSVPKTFLITDSEQVLKFDFANEKRKYILKSIVYDSVLRLDLTKLPMEPYEKMALHVKSKPISKDNPWILQEFIPGTEYCTHDTVRNGTLTVHCCCKSSAFQVNYENFEHPEIKEWVSHFVKELQLTGQLCFDFIQAEDGTIYAIECNARAHSAITMYYNHPGLADAYLNKEPPAEPLQPLSDSKPTYWLYHELWRLNEIRSLKQLQKWFKNIWRGKDAIFEVNDPLPFLMVHHWHIPLLLLDSLRSLRTWVRIDFNIGKLIQFGEDIKYGNTSATPKL, encoded by the coding sequence ATGAGGGAGCAAATTTTTGCCATATTCCAAAACTTGGGCACACTTGCATTACTAGCGATCGCATTTCCCTTTAACTGCACCGTCGTACTTGCATCGCTGCTGTGGAATTTTTTCACCAGATCAAATGCTAATCTTGTGGCATTGAACGAGAATCCTAAAAATATCTTGATCGGTGGTGGTAGAATGACCAAAACCCTTCAGCTTGCGCGATCATTTCACGCTGCTGGGCATCGAGTCATTTTATTTGATCTCGACAAATACTGGTTCAGTGGTTATCGATTTTCTAACTCTGTGGCTGCCTTTTACACAGTTCCTGACTCGCAAAAAGACTTAGAAGGTTATACTCAAGCCGTGCGGGCGATCGCTAAAAAAGAAAACATAGATTTTTTTGTCCCGGTAGGTATTTTTGCTGCCAGCTACTTTGACTCCGAGCGCAAACCAGTGTTATCAGGCTATTGCGAGAGTTTCCACTTCGATGCTGATACCATGAAGATGCTGGATAACAAGTTTACTTTTGCAGAAATTGCCCGCTCACTTTCGTTATCTGTTCCGAAAACCTTCTTAATTACAGATTCCGAACAAGTTCTTAAATTCGACTTTGCCAACGAAAAGCGCAAGTACATTCTCAAAAGTATTGTCTATGACTCTGTTTTACGCTTGGATTTGACCAAGCTACCAATGGAGCCTTACGAAAAAATGGCGCTTCATGTTAAAAGTAAGCCAATTAGTAAAGATAACCCTTGGATATTGCAAGAGTTTATTCCCGGTACAGAATACTGTACTCACGATACAGTGAGAAATGGGACATTAACGGTACATTGCTGCTGTAAATCATCTGCTTTTCAAGTCAATTACGAAAACTTTGAACACCCAGAAATTAAAGAGTGGGTGAGTCATTTTGTCAAAGAATTACAACTGACTGGACAACTTTGTTTTGACTTCATTCAGGCGGAAGATGGGACGATTTATGCGATCGAGTGCAACGCTCGCGCTCACTCTGCAATCACAATGTATTACAACCATCCTGGTTTAGCAGATGCCTATCTTAATAAAGAGCCTCCGGCTGAACCTCTGCAACCCCTGAGTGATAGTAAACCTACTTATTGGCTTTATCACGAACTTTGGAGACTTAATGAAATTAGATCGTTAAAGCAGTTACAAAAGTGGTTTAAAAATATTTGGCGAGGAAAGGATGCAATCTTTGAAGTTAACGACCCACTACCGTTCTTAATGGTGCATCACTGGCACATTCCTTTGCTATTACTCGATAGTTTGCGCTCCTTACGAACTTGGGTGAGGATTGATTTCAACATCGGCAAACTCATACAGTTTGGAGAAGACATAAAATATGGCAATACCTCTGCAACCCCTAAGTTATAG
- a CDS encoding D-alanine--D-alanine ligase family protein, with the protein MPVLRILHLVGSAYNHFYCELSRNYAQSCLVATANPSLYDFLIAYITQDGQWRFPSSLSPEDIAVAKPMPLSDAIQFITAQNIDLMLPQMFCLPGMTDYRALFDLLKIPYIGNTPDVMAITAHKAKTKAIVAAAGVKVPNGELLRQGDVPTITPPVVIKPANADNSLGVSLVKEKSEYDAALKKAFEFADEVIVETFIEAGREVRCGAIVKDGELIGLPLEEYQIDPQTRPIRSYTDKFKIPIEGDLASTAKNYVPGWIVDINDPITQKVQQEVKKCHLALGCRHYSLFDFRIDPQGQPWFLEAGLFCIFDHNAVIASTANAAGIPLNELFMTAINEALSIT; encoded by the coding sequence ATGCCAGTACTTCGCATCCTTCATTTAGTTGGATCTGCATACAATCATTTTTACTGTGAGTTGTCACGCAATTACGCCCAAAGCTGTCTAGTAGCTACGGCAAATCCATCGCTCTATGACTTTCTGATTGCATACATCACACAAGATGGCCAATGGCGATTTCCTTCCTCTCTCAGTCCAGAAGATATTGCTGTCGCTAAACCGATGCCTCTATCAGATGCCATACAGTTTATAACAGCGCAAAACATTGACCTAATGTTGCCACAAATGTTTTGTCTCCCTGGAATGACTGACTACCGGGCATTATTCGACTTGCTAAAGATCCCTTATATAGGCAATACTCCAGATGTGATGGCAATCACAGCCCACAAAGCCAAAACCAAAGCTATTGTTGCAGCAGCAGGGGTCAAAGTGCCGAATGGAGAATTGCTCCGCCAAGGAGATGTTCCGACAATTACACCTCCAGTAGTCATCAAACCTGCAAATGCCGACAACTCTTTAGGGGTGTCCTTAGTCAAAGAAAAGAGTGAGTATGACGCTGCCTTGAAGAAAGCATTTGAATTTGCAGATGAAGTGATTGTAGAAACATTCATTGAAGCCGGTCGAGAAGTCAGATGCGGCGCTATTGTCAAAGATGGGGAGCTAATCGGTTTACCCCTTGAAGAGTATCAGATAGACCCGCAAACCAGACCCATCCGTAGCTATACTGACAAATTCAAAATACCAATCGAGGGCGATTTGGCTTCAACTGCTAAAAATTATGTCCCAGGTTGGATTGTGGATATTAATGACCCGATCACCCAAAAGGTTCAGCAAGAAGTAAAGAAGTGTCATTTGGCTTTGGGCTGTCGCCATTATAGTTTATTTGACTTCCGGATCGACCCACAGGGACAACCTTGGTTTTTAGAAGCCGGCTTGTTTTGTATTTTTGACCATAACGCGGTAATTGCCAGTACGGCGAACGCAGCCGGAATTCCTTTAAATGAATTATTTATGACGGCGATCAATGAAGCGTTGAGCATAACCTAA
- a CDS encoding O-methyltransferase: MTSVLGRETARPITPHSILVAQLQQTLKLAQENNIPVEILDSLRQGVQLAAGLDPYLDDYTTPESSALTALAQKTSIEDWSKRFSDGETVRQLEQEMLSGHLEGQTLKMFVHITKAKRILEVGMFTGYSALAMAEALPSDGQLIGCEVDPYVAEFAQACFSESPHGDKIVVEVAPALETLYKLAARKESFDLIFIDADKKEYVKYFQTILDSNLLTPDGLICVDNTLLQGQVYLPPEQRTANGEAIAQFNRIVAADPRVEQVILPIRDGITLIRRVV; encoded by the coding sequence ATGACGAGTGTTTTAGGACGAGAAACAGCTAGACCGATAACGCCACACAGTATCTTAGTAGCCCAGCTACAGCAAACTCTCAAATTAGCCCAAGAGAACAACATTCCCGTAGAGATATTAGATTCTTTGCGGCAGGGAGTTCAATTAGCGGCAGGTTTAGATCCCTACTTGGATGATTACACCACCCCGGAATCGAGCGCATTGACAGCATTGGCGCAAAAAACAAGCATTGAAGACTGGAGCAAGCGCTTCAGTGATGGTGAAACAGTGCGTCAACTAGAGCAGGAGATGCTCTCAGGACATCTTGAAGGACAGACATTGAAAATGTTTGTTCATATCACCAAGGCAAAGCGCATTCTAGAAGTAGGAATGTTCACAGGGTATTCAGCCTTAGCAATGGCAGAAGCATTACCAAGTGATGGGCAACTTATAGGTTGCGAAGTAGATCCCTATGTTGCTGAATTTGCTCAAGCTTGCTTTAGTGAGTCTCCCCACGGCGACAAAATCGTTGTGGAAGTAGCACCTGCCCTAGAAACACTCTACAAGCTGGCTGCGAGAAAAGAATCCTTTGATTTGATATTCATAGATGCCGATAAAAAGGAGTATGTAAAGTACTTTCAGACCATTTTGGATAGTAACTTACTGACTCCCGACGGTTTAATCTGTGTGGATAACACTTTGTTGCAGGGACAAGTTTACCTACCACCTGAACAGCGTACCGCCAACGGTGAAGCGATCGCTCAGTTCAACCGTATTGTTGCCGCCGATCCTCGTGTAGAGCAAGTTATCTTACCCATCCGAGATGGTATAACTCTGATTAGACGCGTTGTGTAA
- a CDS encoding sedoheptulose 7-phosphate cyclase, which produces MNKVQASFEATESAFHVQGYEKIDFSLVYVNGAFDIKNREIADSYAKFGRCLTVIDANVHELYGDQMRSYFRHYDIELTVFPIIITEPAKTLATFERIVDAFSDFGLVRKEPVLVVGGGLVTDVAGFACASYRRKSNYIRIPTTLIGLIDAGVAIKVAVNHRKLKNRLGAYHAPLKVILDFSFLKTLPKAQVRNGMAELVKIAVVSNSEVFELLYEYGEELLSTHFGHVNATPEIKEIAHKVNYEAIKTMLELETPNLHELDLDRVIAYGHTWSPTLELAPQIPLYHGHAVNIDMALSATIAAQRGYISTGERDRILDLMSRIGLSLDHPLLDGDLLWDATQSISLTRDGKQRAAMPRPIGECFFVNDLTREELDAALAEHKRLCAKYPRGGKGVDAYIETQEAKLVGV; this is translated from the coding sequence ATGAATAAAGTTCAAGCATCATTTGAAGCTACAGAATCTGCATTTCACGTCCAAGGTTATGAAAAAATCGATTTTAGTCTTGTCTATGTGAACGGTGCATTTGATATTAAAAACAGAGAAATAGCAGATAGCTATGCAAAATTTGGTCGCTGTCTGACTGTAATTGATGCCAATGTCCATGAACTTTATGGCGATCAGATGAGGTCGTATTTTAGACACTATGACATTGAACTGACAGTATTTCCGATCATTATTACGGAGCCAGCTAAAACCCTGGCAACCTTTGAAAGAATTGTTGACGCTTTTTCGGATTTTGGCTTAGTTCGTAAAGAACCAGTCTTAGTCGTCGGTGGTGGTTTAGTTACTGATGTGGCTGGGTTTGCTTGTGCTTCTTACCGTCGCAAGAGCAACTATATCCGCATTCCTACCACGTTGATTGGTTTGATTGATGCAGGTGTAGCGATTAAGGTAGCAGTTAATCATCGTAAGTTGAAAAATCGCTTGGGAGCATATCATGCACCTTTGAAAGTAATCCTAGATTTCTCATTTTTGAAAACCTTGCCAAAGGCTCAAGTTCGTAATGGGATGGCAGAGTTGGTGAAAATTGCTGTAGTGTCTAATTCAGAAGTCTTTGAACTGCTATACGAATATGGCGAAGAACTTCTTTCCACTCACTTTGGACATGTGAATGCGACACCGGAAATTAAAGAGATTGCCCACAAAGTCAATTATGAGGCAATCAAAACCATGTTGGAGTTAGAGACTCCTAACTTGCATGAACTAGACCTCGATCGCGTCATTGCCTACGGTCACACTTGGAGTCCTACCCTAGAATTAGCACCTCAAATACCCCTATATCATGGTCATGCGGTCAATATAGATATGGCTTTGTCTGCAACCATTGCAGCACAACGGGGCTATATTTCAACAGGGGAGCGCGATCGCATCCTAGACTTGATGAGTCGTATCGGTTTATCGCTCGATCACCCTCTACTAGATGGAGATTTGCTCTGGGATGCTACCCAGTCTATAAGCTTGACACGAGATGGTAAACAACGCGCAGCCATGCCTCGTCCAATTGGTGAGTGCTTCTTTGTCAACGATCTGACTCGTGAAGAACTTGATGCTGCTTTAGCTGAACACAAACGTCTTTGTGCTAAATACCCTCGTGGCGGAAAAGGTGTTGACGCATACATTGAAACTCAAGAAGCCAAGCTAGTAGGGGTGTGA